In one Leishmania major strain Friedlin complete genome, chromosome 21 genomic region, the following are encoded:
- the SCG2 gene encoding phosphoglycan beta 1,3 galactosyltransferase 2, which translates to MREENNVPAEWAPRDTHRLDPLQLLPPSQRHCGQSSAAESGEGCHSRSRGKPEVHSTRASSGGKRSTGTLPRSDDCLNAVAQTPLFNSCGHPRRSAAQCLRLCTRQRRLAALAVLLALIVMVHWVISQFTTNVGLQQKSSIELLNEANREYESSSPFSVLVQHESAVERLTTTQRGLAASGAGSLARLDRDQLPSWTLRVIDEDCTMCFDNVTYASAVAADAGRSTNKTGHHKQKGLSVFATTSAPLGLMGPMLFAMASVTDDVDVAAELPRWQWVTWSYAQQRRFVHTSQSRSTGERPRHLIVLGIPSTDQPMRYPLRDAQRATWLTYREVARTENNFTGALLQLYVFAAAHRDSDYTAQYLGDTAQVAPTVSEYAAATEQHLAVEGGDVNNAPPYLQCRVVLRDGWRDIPRSDDAVWRSPCAGVRTTVVTAASLVAGTSSLTALSAQLSLPVTPAFTAAAQYVCHASAALWQEALHHRNSLWLDFLTDRKPTTKKKMGMGISWGIPTEVGMSQKTVLWLNYAYTAFPDVPYIMKGDDDMYLKVPQYLSDLRHVRGGWQKPRNLTVTIPHRGVIPPTLAINDAEECLYRVWWLYRSKLAYGNGVGYILDRRLIQAALNPFDDFNALLMKLLTNPYDYRLEKEYLSLNMQHEDKHIGKQIRDHHDAVERFCPKKRVCYMADRRFRAHQILRPKPVKLTWISVMAHFGMSAIPYYVHYFHKNEFKVAEEAKRLIAQGIDVNTIEENATQRMHEWVASQVPSTLVGLGASFDLDWVRGDPRTAYTVAEEDEVAVYDVRYKLRRRNDIACVLESDKR; encoded by the coding sequence ATGCGAGAGGAGAACAATGTGCCAGCGGAGTGGGCTCCCAGggacacgcaccgcctcgaccCTCTTCAGCTGCTTCCCCCCTCTCAGAGGCACTgcgggcagagcagcgctgcggagagcggagagggcTGTCACTCGCGCTCACGCGGCAAGCCGGAGGTGCACTCGACTCGAGCGTCGAGCGGTGGTAAGAGGAGCACCGGCACACTGCCGAGAAGCGATGACTGCTTGAATGCCGTAGCACAGACCCCCCTGTTCAACTCCTGCGGTCATCCTCGACGATCCGCGGCACAATGTCTGCGTTTATGCACTCGACAGCGTCGTCTGGCTGCGCTAGCCGTCTTACTTGCTCTCATCGTCATGGTTCACTGGGTCATCAGCCAATTCACGACCAATGTAGGCTTACAACAGAAATCATCGATAGAGTTGCTCAATGAAGCGAACCGTGAATATGAGTCTTCATCGCCGTTCTCTGTcctggtgcagcacgagaGTGCTGTTGAGCGGTTGACGACCACACAGCGTGGTCTTGCGGCCTCTGGCGCTGGCTCTCTGGCGAGACTCGACCGGGATCAGCTGCCGTCATGGACGTTACGTGTGATCGACGAGGACTGCACGATGTGCTTCGACAATGTCACATACGCTTCTGcggtcgctgcggatgcgggGAGATCGACTAACAAGACGGGACATCATAAGCAAAAAGGGCTTTCCGTGTTCGCGACGACATCTGCACCGCTGGGCCTCATGGGGCCGATGCTGTTTGCGATGGCGAGCGTGACGGACGACGTGGACGTTGCAGCGGAACTGCCGCGGTGGCAATGGGTGACCTGGTcgtacgcgcagcagcgccgcttcgtTCACACATCGCAGTCGCGCAGCACAGGTGAGCGACCGAGACACTTGATCGTGTTGGGCATACCTTCAACGGACCAACCGATGCGCTACCCTCTGCGGGACGCACAGCGGGCGACGTGGCTGACGTACCGAGAGGTTGCACGCACCGAGAACAACTTTactggcgcgctgctgcagctctacgtgttcgctgctgcacaccgaGATTCTGACTACACAGCGCAGTACCTCGGGGACACGGCGCAGGTGGCCCCGACAGTGAGCGAGTACGCCGCAGCAACTGAGCAGCACCTGGCTGTGGAGGGTGGAGACGTCAACAATGCACCCCCCTACCTGCAGTGTCGCGTGGTGCTGCGTGATGGGTGGCGCGACATCCCACGAAGCGATGACGCGGTGTGGAGATCACCCTGCGCTGGTGTAAGGACCACCGTGGTGACTGCGGCAAGTCTTGTGGCCGGGACCTCGTCCCTCACGGCTCTTTCAGCCCAGTTGTCGCTGCCCGTGACACCTGCCttcacagcagcggcgcagtaCGTGTGCCACGCGTCCGCGGCACTgtggcaggaggcgctgcaccaTCGCAACTCGCTATGGCTGGACTTTTTGACGGACCGCAAGCCGACcacgaaaaagaaaatggGCATGGGTATATCGTGGGGTATACCGACGGAAGTAGGCATGTCTCAAAAGACCGTGTTGTGGCTGAACTACGCGTACACTGCCTTCCCGGACGTGCCGTACATCATgaagggcgacgacgacatgtACCTGAAGGTGCCACAGTACTtgagcgacctgcggcatGTGCGCGGTGGGTGGCAGAAGCCGCGCAACTTGACGGTGACGATTCCACACAGAGGGGTTATCCCACCGACACTGGCCATCAACGACGCGGAGGAATGCCTGTATCGAGTGTGGTGGCTCTATAGAAGTAAACTCGCGTATGGCAACGGCGTGGGCTACATTCTGGACCGTCGCCTCATCCAGGCTGCACTGAACCCGTTTGATGACTTCAATGCTCTTCTGATGAAGCTGCTGACAAATCCCTACGATTACAGGCTGGAAAAGGAATATCTTAGCTTGAACATGCAGCACGAGGATAAGCATATCGGGAAGCAGATAAGAGATCACCACGACGCCGTGGAGAGGTTCTGCCCCAAGAAGCGCGTGTGCTACATGGCTGACCGGCGGTTCCGGGCGCACCAGATTCTGCGGCCAAAGCCTGTCAAGCTGACGTGGATCTCGGTGATGGCGCACTTTGGCATGTCAGCGATTCCATACTATGTCCACTACTTCCACAAAAATGAGTTCAAGGTGGCCGAGGAGGCCAAGCGGTTGATTGCGCAGGGCATCGACGTGAACACGATTGAGGAGAATGCAACGCAGCGAATGCACGAGTGGGTGGCGTCTCAGGTGCCGAGCACACTCGTGGGGCTCGGAGCGTCATTCGATCTCGACTGGGTACGCGGAGACCCACGCACTGCGTACACTGTagccgaggaggacgaagtCGCGGTATACGATGTTCGGTACAAGCTCCGCCGAAGGAACGATATCGCGTGTGTCTTGGAGTCTGATAAGAGGTAG
- a CDS encoding putative ring-box protein 1, translated as MQAKDEPGTSSAEEGSKGNRFQLKKWNAVALWSWDIQVDTCAICRNHIMDLCIECQSNPSCSPKDCTVAWGACNHAFHMHCISRWLKTRNVCPLDNKEWVYLRYGA; from the coding sequence ATGCAGGCAAAAGACGAGCCGGGTACGTCTTCCGCGGAGGAGGGTAGCAAAGGAAACCGCTTTCAGCTGAAAAAATGGAACGCCGTCGCGCTATGGTCCTGGGATATTCAAGTGGACACCTGCGCTATCTGTAGAAATCACATCATGGATCTGTGCATCGAATGCCAGTCAAATCCGTCGTGCTCGCCGAAGGACTGTACGGTAGCGTGGGGTGCCTGCAATCACGCCTTTCATATGCACTGCATTTCCCGATGGCTAAAGACTCGAAACGTGTGTCCTTTAGACAATAAAGAGTGGGTTTACCTTCGATATGGCGCGTAA